In the Topomyia yanbarensis strain Yona2022 chromosome 3, ASM3024719v1, whole genome shotgun sequence genome, one interval contains:
- the LOC131689623 gene encoding ATP-binding cassette subfamily G member 4 isoform X2 encodes MNRKFLITEDTFCFVLLVFFRKSGVEGTIHLNRKASCYITQEDHHQQLLTIEELMYIACQLKIKGKADFAETITNVLSDLNLNHRRNVTADRLSGGERKRLSIALEMVANPSIFFLDEPTSGLDEVTAATCVRLFRDLAKQGRTVVCTIHQPSASIFALFDHIYVVARGLCVFQGSPKAVVPFLSHMRIECPRHYNPADFIIEICDSESAEVLPALCEAMQNGKSICVKSQFGAPAGSSALIVDEEPNSLEPVSDFVIKPTVTSMILEQQRPRVSTLVQKMKQITRFFHSPHAVSGFVQFWVLFQLMWTKIMRNRTVLWIQFIHHVICAIFIGLIFFNAANDGARMFDHLKFCLGVCFFFCYTQIMVPILSYPREVKLVKKECFNRWYGLFPYYLALTLSRLPIQIFLNIIFSMVVYWLAGLPAELFRYTLFTIVGLAVSLCAEGFGLMIGATFNVMNGSAIGPLTIAPFLGLAIYGFDFAPQIPALMQWLMRASFIRGGVVSIVLVVFGYNRQRLDCSEMYCHFDDPKVLLHYVRIDNTTLLFELSILIAMTLFYRLLCYLSLRRRFYK; translated from the exons ATGAATCGCAAATTTTTAATTACAGAAG acacattttgttttgttttgcttgttttttttaGGAAATCTGGTGTTGAAGGCACTATTCACCTCAACAGAAAAGCATCATGTTATATCACGCAAGAAGATCACCACCAGCAGCTATTGACAATTGAGGAGCTAATGTACATTGCTTGCCAACTGAAAATCAAAGGAAAAGCTGATTTTGCCGAAACAATAACAAACGTATTGTCTGATCTGAATCTGAATCATCGCAGAAATGTAACCGCAGATAGACTGAGTGGAGGCGAGAGAAAGCGCCTCTCTATAGCACTAGAGATGGTGGCCAATCCGTCGATCTTTTTTCTGGACGAACCTACTAGCGGTCTGGACGAGGTTACTGCTGCCACGTGCGTTCGATTATTTCGAGATCTTGCCAAACAGGGTCGTACGGTAGTCTGTACAATCCATCAGCCCTCGGCTAGTATATTTGCTTTGTTTGATCACATCTACGTTGTTGCACGGGGACTATGTGTTTTCCAGGGCAGTCCGAAAGCAGTTGTGCCGTTTCTATCCCACATGCGAATTGAATGCCCCCGGCACTACAACCCAGCTGATTTCA TCATTGAGATATGCGATAGTGAGTCCGCAGAAGTACTTCCAGCTCTTTGCGAAGCAATGCAGAATGGTAAATCAATTTGCGTTAAGTCACAGTTTGGAGCACCAGCAGGTAGTTCTGCCTTGATTGTGGATGAGGAGCCTAATTCGTTAGAACCCGTAAGCGATTTCGTGATAAAACCTACAGTCACATCGATGATTTTAGAGCAGCAGCGACCAAGGGTGTCAACGTTGGTGcagaaaatgaaacaaattaccCGGTTCTTCCATAGCCCGCATGCCGTCTCTGGATTCGTGCAATTTTGGGTTCTGTTCCAGCTAATGTGgaccaaaataatgagaaacaGAACGGTACTTTGGATACAGTTCATCCATCATGTGATTTGCGCAATCTTTATTG gactaatattttttaatgccGCCAATGATGGTGCTCGCATGTTCGATCACCTCAAGTTCTGCCTGGGAGTATGCTTCTTTTTCTGCTATACCCAGATTATGGTTCCAATATTAAGTT ATCCTCGCGAGGTGAAGCTAGTGAAGAAAGAATGCTTCAACCGTTGGTATGGCCTGTTCCCATACTATCTAGCACTGACCCTTTCAAGACTGCCTATTCAAATTTTTCTTAACATAATATTCTCCATGGTCGTATACTGGCTGGCCGGCCTTCCAGCAGAACTATTTCGTTACACGCTTTTCACGATTGTTGGTTTGGCAGTTTCTCTTTGCGCGGAAGGATTCGGTCTAATGATAGGGGCTACGTTTAATGTGATG AATGGTTCAGCGATTGGACCGCTTACGATAGCACCGTTCCTAGGACTGGCAATCTACGGGTTTGATTTTGCGCCACAGATCCCGGCGCTAATGCAATGGCTGATGCGGGCGTCATTCATCCGCGGTGGCGTCGTTTCTATCGTGCTGGTAGTGTTTGGTTACAATCGCCAACGGTTGGACTGCAGTGAAATGTACTGCCACTTTGATGACCCCAAGGTACTGCTGCACTATGTACGAATAGACAACACTACTCTGCTGTTCGAGCTAAGCATATTGATTGCAATGACTCTCTTTTATCGACTGCTGTGCTATCTCAGTTTGCGAAGGCGATTCTACAAATGA
- the LOC131689623 gene encoding ATP-binding cassette subfamily G member 4 isoform X3, whose product MYIACQLKIKGKADFAETITNVLSDLNLNHRRNVTADRLSGGERKRLSIALEMVANPSIFFLDEPTSGLDEVTAATCVRLFRDLAKQGRTVVCTIHQPSASIFALFDHIYVVARGLCVFQGSPKAVVPFLSHMRIECPRHYNPADFIIEICDSESAEVLPALCEAMQNGKSICVKSQFGAPAGSSALIVDEEPNSLEPVSDFVIKPTVTSMILEQQRPRVSTLVQKMKQITRFFHSPHAVSGFVQFWVLFQLMWTKIMRNRTVLWIQFIHHVICAIFIGLIFFNAANDGARMFDHLKFCLGVCFFFCYTQIMVPILSYPREVKLVKKECFNRWYGLFPYYLALTLSRLPIQIFLNIIFSMVVYWLAGLPAELFRYTLFTIVGLAVSLCAEGFGLMIGATFNVMNGSAIGPLTIAPFLGLAIYGFDFAPQIPALMQWLMRASFIRGGVVSIVLVVFGYNRQRLDCSEMYCHFDDPKVLLHYVRIDNTTLLFELSILIAMTLFYRLLCYLSLRRRFYK is encoded by the exons ATGTACATTGCTTGCCAACTGAAAATCAAAGGAAAAGCTGATTTTGCCGAAACAATAACAAACGTATTGTCTGATCTGAATCTGAATCATCGCAGAAATGTAACCGCAGATAGACTGAGTGGAGGCGAGAGAAAGCGCCTCTCTATAGCACTAGAGATGGTGGCCAATCCGTCGATCTTTTTTCTGGACGAACCTACTAGCGGTCTGGACGAGGTTACTGCTGCCACGTGCGTTCGATTATTTCGAGATCTTGCCAAACAGGGTCGTACGGTAGTCTGTACAATCCATCAGCCCTCGGCTAGTATATTTGCTTTGTTTGATCACATCTACGTTGTTGCACGGGGACTATGTGTTTTCCAGGGCAGTCCGAAAGCAGTTGTGCCGTTTCTATCCCACATGCGAATTGAATGCCCCCGGCACTACAACCCAGCTGATTTCA TCATTGAGATATGCGATAGTGAGTCCGCAGAAGTACTTCCAGCTCTTTGCGAAGCAATGCAGAATGGTAAATCAATTTGCGTTAAGTCACAGTTTGGAGCACCAGCAGGTAGTTCTGCCTTGATTGTGGATGAGGAGCCTAATTCGTTAGAACCCGTAAGCGATTTCGTGATAAAACCTACAGTCACATCGATGATTTTAGAGCAGCAGCGACCAAGGGTGTCAACGTTGGTGcagaaaatgaaacaaattaccCGGTTCTTCCATAGCCCGCATGCCGTCTCTGGATTCGTGCAATTTTGGGTTCTGTTCCAGCTAATGTGgaccaaaataatgagaaacaGAACGGTACTTTGGATACAGTTCATCCATCATGTGATTTGCGCAATCTTTATTG gactaatattttttaatgccGCCAATGATGGTGCTCGCATGTTCGATCACCTCAAGTTCTGCCTGGGAGTATGCTTCTTTTTCTGCTATACCCAGATTATGGTTCCAATATTAAGTT ATCCTCGCGAGGTGAAGCTAGTGAAGAAAGAATGCTTCAACCGTTGGTATGGCCTGTTCCCATACTATCTAGCACTGACCCTTTCAAGACTGCCTATTCAAATTTTTCTTAACATAATATTCTCCATGGTCGTATACTGGCTGGCCGGCCTTCCAGCAGAACTATTTCGTTACACGCTTTTCACGATTGTTGGTTTGGCAGTTTCTCTTTGCGCGGAAGGATTCGGTCTAATGATAGGGGCTACGTTTAATGTGATG AATGGTTCAGCGATTGGACCGCTTACGATAGCACCGTTCCTAGGACTGGCAATCTACGGGTTTGATTTTGCGCCACAGATCCCGGCGCTAATGCAATGGCTGATGCGGGCGTCATTCATCCGCGGTGGCGTCGTTTCTATCGTGCTGGTAGTGTTTGGTTACAATCGCCAACGGTTGGACTGCAGTGAAATGTACTGCCACTTTGATGACCCCAAGGTACTGCTGCACTATGTACGAATAGACAACACTACTCTGCTGTTCGAGCTAAGCATATTGATTGCAATGACTCTCTTTTATCGACTGCTGTGCTATCTCAGTTTGCGAAGGCGATTCTACAAATGA